The Aeromonas veronii genome includes the window GCACACCGGTATGGCGGACTCCTCCAACTCGATGGCAACGCCGGAGGCCGTGCTCCATTCGTTGAGCACGGCGGCGAGGCCCCCTCGGGTGGCATCACGCAGGGCGTGGGGGCGAATGTCTGCCGCAAGCAGGGCCTCCACCTGGGGCCAGAGGGTGGTGCAGTCGCTCTGAAGTGAGGAGCCAAGCTGCAGGGCATCGCGGGCCATCAGGATGCAGGCGCCGTGGCTGCCGATATCCCGCGATACCAGGATGGCATCCCCGGCCTGGATATTTCGTACCGAGATGTCCCGGCTCTGCTCGGGGCGGGGGAAGCTGCCGACCCCGCTGGTGTTGATGAAGATCTTGTCGGCTGCGCCTTTTGGCACCACCTTGGTGTCGCCGCAGACGATGCGAGCGCCGCTCTTGGTGAGCTCCAACGCCATGGACTCGACGATGCGGGCGAGGTCGGCGTAAGGGAAGCCCTCCTCGATGATGAAGCTGGCGCTCAGGTATTCAGGTTTGGCCCCCATCATGGCGAGATCGTTCACCGTGCCGGCGATGGCCAGCTTGCCGATGTCGCCACCGGCGAAAAAGAGCGGGGAGACGGTGAAGCTGTCGGTGGTGAAGGCGACGGGGCCGCTGACCGGCAGCAGGGCGGCGTCTTCGCCGCGCAGCAGGATCTCGTTGCCGAAATGGCGGAAGAACAGCTGGTTGATCAGCTGGTTCATCTCCACGCCGCCGCCGCCGTGGCTAAGTTGAATTTCTCTCATGCTGATTGGATCCCCATATAGCGGTAGTAGGCGTTGCAGGCCCCCTCCGAGCTCACCATGCAGCTGCCCATGGGCTGGGTCGGGGTGCAGCCCCGGCCAAAGACCTTGCACTGGTGCGGCTTGGCGAGCCCGCGCAGGATGTCGGCGCACTGGCACGCCTTGTGATCGTCGATGGGGGTCTGGTTGAGGGAGAAATGACGCTCCGCATCCCGCGCGGCGAAGGCGTCCCGCAGGCGCAGGGCGGAGGCGTTGATGTCCCCGAGCCCGCGCCAGCGAAAGTGCTCCCGGGTCTCGAAATAGTGTTCGACCAGCCGCTGGGCGGCGCGGTTGCCGTGGGCGGTGACGGCGCGGCTGTATTGCACCTCGAGGGCGCAGCGCCCCTCCACCTTCTGGCGCACCATCATCAAGAGCGCCTCCATCACGTCCACCGGCTCGAAGCCGCTCACCACCACGGGTACCTGGTAGCGCTCGACGATCGGCAGATAGATGTCGGCGCCGGTGATGACGCTGACGTGGGAGGGGCCGATGAAGGCGTTGACCTTGGCGACCCCGTCGGCCATGACGGCGTGAATGGCGGGGGGTACCAGCACATGGTTGATATGAAACAGCAGGTTGGTCACCCCGGCTGTCTCGGCGGCTGCCAGCAGCGCCGCCGTCATGGGGGTGGAGGTCTCGAAGCCGATGGCGAAGAACACCACGGTGTTGTCCGGGTTCTCCTTCGCGATCCTCAGGGCATCGAGGGGGTCATAGACGGGGCGGATATCGCTGCCTTTGGCCCGCTGCTGGGCCAAGGAGCCCTTGGAGCCCGGCACTCTTATCATGTCGCCGAGCGTCACCAGGATGACGCCCGGCTGGGCGGCCAGCTCCATGGCCTGATCGATGCGTTCTTTCGGCATCACGCAGACCGGGCAGCCGGGGCCGTGGACGAACTCGATGCACTCGGGCAGCAGCTGGGGCAGGCCGTACTTCATGATGGTGTGGGTGTGGCCGCCGCAGACCTCCATCACCCGCAGGGGCTCCGGCAAATCCTTTGCAAGCTCGGTGATCTGGGCCGCGAGGGCGCGGATCACCTGGGGCTCACGAAAACCCTGGAACAGATCGTTCAGGCTCAGCATGGCAGTATGTCCTGCTCGGGCATCAGGGCCACCATCTGGCGGAAGCTCTCGAGGCTCGCCTGGGCTTCCTCTTCGTCAATCTTGCTCATCACGAAACCGATGTGGAGCAACACATAGTCCCCGAGCGCCAGCGGCTCCTCGATCAGCATGCAGCTGACCCGCCGCAGCACCCCCAGGGTGTCGACGGTGACGCAGTTATCTTCGGGGTGCAGTTGCACCACCTGGGAGGGAATGGAAAGGCACATATCAGGACTCCGACACGGCAGCACCCTTCTGTGCTGCAAGATGAGAGGGGGCAAGCCAAGGCTGGTGTTTGTCGCCGGGGGCAGGAAAGGGCATGGATTCAGGACTCCGGCACGGCAGCACCGTTTTGCGCTGCAAGATGAGAGGGGGCAAGCCAAGGCAGGCGTTTGTCGCCGGGGACAGGAAAGGGCATGGATTCAGGACTCCGACACGGCAGCACCCTTCTGTGCTGCAAGATGAGAGGGGGCAAGCCAAGGCTGGCGTTTGTCGCCGGGGGCAGGAAAGGGCATGGATTCAAGACTCCGGCACGGCGGGCAGGGCGCTGGGCCCTTGCGCAAGGTGATGGATGGCAAACCAGAGCTGGCCGGCGGCGATGCCGCCGTCGTTGAGGGGCAGGGTCTGGCTGGTCAGTGCCTTGCGTCCGGCCGCGTCGAGGCGGGGGATGAGCCAGTCCATCAGCACGCGATTCTGGAAGACGCCGCCCCCCAGCGCCACCGGATAGCCGGGGAAGCGTGCGGCCAGGGCGGTGACAAGCTCAGCGATGGCGTGGATAAAGCCGGCGGCGAGGCGAGCGGGATCTACCTGGCCGCGCTGCCCGAGCAACCCGGCAATGAGCGGCGTCCAGTCGATCAGCAAGGGGCCGCCGGCCTGTTCGGTGATTGCAAAATGCAGGGGCCAGGGCTCGGCATCCGGCGCGAGGCGCAGGGCCGCCGCCTCCAGCAAGAGCCCGGCTTCCCCTTCGTAATCCGGGGTGTCGATGAGCCCCAAGAGGGCGGCCACGGCATCGAACAGCCGGCCCATGGAGCTGGTATGGGGGGCATTGCGGCCCAGGCGCCAGAGCTGGTGCAGATTGCCTATCTGTTTTGCGGGCAGTTGATTGATCGCCGGAATGTCGAGGGCGACTATCTCATCGGGCGATAGGGATTCGAACAGCAGGCCGAGCAGCTGGCGCACCGGCTCGCGGATGGCGGCCTCGCCGCCGATCAGCCGAAATGGCTTGAGGTGGGCGAGGCGCTCAAACCCTCGCACGTCGGCGAGCAGCAGCTCGCCCCCCCAGAGGGTGCCATCGTCACCCAGGCCGGTGCCGTCGAAGGCAAAGCCCAGCACAGGGCCTGTCATATCGTGCTCCGCCATCACCCCTAGCAAATGGGCGTGGTGGTGTTGCACCTCGAGGTGAGTCGCCCCCTCTGCCGCGCAATAGTCTTTGGCCCACCGATGGCTGAGATAACCGGGGTGGCGGTCCGATACCAGGGTACTGGGCTTGAGATCGTAGAGGCCACGGAAAGTCTCCAGGGTCTGCTCGAAGTGCTGCTGCATCGGCAGGCTGTGCAGATCCCCGATATAGGGGCTGTAGATCCGCTGGCGACCGAAGGCGAGCGCCAGCTGATTCTTCTGCTGGGCCCCCACCGCCAGCACGGATTGCTGTACCGCCTCCTTCAGGCTGGGGGTGCTGGGGGCGTAACCGCGGGCCAGCCGCAGGGTCTGCTGCCGTCCCCCCGCCCACTGCACCAGGCTGTCGTCGCAGGGGTGCAGGATGGGGCGATCGTGATCCAGGATGCCGTCTATCTGGGGGCCTAGCTCGGCAACCACCGCCTCGCCCGCGATGAGAATGGGGCTGCCGCGACCGTTGGCGCTGGTGGCCACCAGCGGGATGGCGCAGGCCTCCAGCAGCAACTGGTGCAGGGGGGTGTAGGGCAGCATGACGCCGAGATAGGGGATGCCGGGGGCGATGCCCTCGGCCAGTGGCACCGCCCTGGCTGGCTGCTCACCCGCTGGTTTCTTGCAAAGCAAGGTGATGGGACGGGGCTGGGAGCTGAGCAGTGCCCACTCTTCTGCGCCGCCATCCACGTGCAACCTGGCCTCGTCGAGGGTACCCATCATCACCGCCAGCGGCTTGCGCTCGCGGCGTTTGAGTCGGCGCAGCCGTGCCACAGCCTGCTCGTTTCGGGCATCGCACATCAGGTGATAGCCTCCCATCCCCTTGACCGCGACAAGCTGACCGGCCTGCAGGGCCCGGGCGGCCGCTTGCAGGGCATCCTCTCGCTCGGCCAGAACATCCCCGCTGCCTGCACGCCAGGTGAGGTGCGGGCCACAGGCGGGGCAGCTCACCGGCTGGGCGTGATAGCGCCTGTCCAGCGGATCCTCATAGGCGCGAGCGCAGTGCGGGCACATGGCGAAATTCGCCATGGCGGTGTGGGGCCTGTCGTAGGGGAGGCGTCGGATGATGGTGTAGCGCGGGCCACAGTGGGTGCAATTGGTGAAGGGGTAACGATGGTGGCGATCCGCCGGGTTGGCGATGTCCCGGGCGCAGGCCTCGCACATTCCCTGATCCGGCGAGATGGCGACGGTGGCGGCGCTTTGCTGCTCGCTGGCCCGGATATGAAAGGCACCATCGAAGTCGGGGGCGTCATCCAGCGGGAGAGGCTGTTCGCTGAAACGGTCGATGCGGCTGAGGGTGGGCGCCTGGGTCTTGAGTGCGTGGGCAAAGGCGGCCAGCGCTTGGGGGGCACCCTCGGCCCCGATGGTGACGCCGTTGGCGTCGTTGAGCACATAGCCGGTGAGGCCGTGGCGCAGGGCCAAACCATAGACGAAGGGGCGAAACCCCACCCCCTGCACGATGCCGTCGAGGTGAAACTCGCGGCGCAGGCGGGACGTGTCTGGCTGCTGACTCATGGCTGCGCCTCGCCAGATTGCGGCGCGTTCGCGGGCAGGCGCAGCACCCGCCGGTCGTTCTCTTCCCGCCTGAGCCAGCCATCCATCTCCATGCGAAGGCAGAACGGGATGGCGTATTTGCGTGACAGCCCGACTCTCTCTTTCAGTGATCCCATGTCGATCAGATCCCCCACCTGCTGGCCTGCCAGCACGGCCTGAACCATCTGTTGATAGAGCGCGGCATCGTAGTAGATGGGGCCTTCCAGCTGTACCAGGTACTTGAGTCTCGCCAGATTGCGCAACTGCTTCGGCAGTGCGCCCTTTTGTTGCAAACCCTGTGGCAGGCGCAGCTTGAGCACGGGGTCTATGGCCACGCCGCCGGGGCCCAGTTTACCGGGCTCATAGCCCTCCTTGCCTTGATCTCGCACCAGTTTGAGCACCAGCAGCGCCTCTTCCCCGAGATCATCTTCCGACTCGCCATCGCCCCGTTGCCACTTGTCGTGGTGCAGGCGAATACGCTGCTCTCCCTTGAGCCGTTGCAGCAGCAAGCCGATCAGGGCCGGGGCTACCTGCAACCGGTTGGCCAGCTCGGCAGCGCTCATGGGTTCGGTATCGAGGGCGTTTTCCACGGCCGTGAGGGCATCTGCAAGCCAGCCCGGGTTGACGACCCACTCCCCCAGAGGCTCGGCATCCGGGGGCAGGGCATCGAACGTGCTGGCGAGGGCATACCCGCTGAGCGCCAGTTGCAAGCGGGCGGGGCTGTGGCCCGCGAGATCCCGGGGCAGGGCTCGCAGCAGATGGTGCAGCGCCCTGCGCCTGGCCGGATGAACGTCGCCGCACCAGAGTATGCGGGCGCCGTGCAGCAATTCGCTGCTGCCGTGGCGGATGATGGCAAGGGGCTGGCCGAAGAAGCAGGGAAGGGGGCTGGCAAAGCGAAGGCGCGCCAGCTCGGGCTGGTCATCGGTCTCGGTGGTGCGAAGATAGACCAGCTGGGCACGGCCGTGCCAGCTGCCGAGGGCCACTTCCACCTCCCGGTTGCGCCGCTCTCGCACCGGCCGAGCATCCTCCTCGAGTCGCACGATGAGCTGGGTCGCGGCGGCGGGGCCATCCTCGCCACCCAGGCAGTGCCCGCTGGCGCTGGCGAGGCAGTGGCCGCGAGCCACCTCCTTGTGGGGCACTTTTTTAAGCCCCACCGCCACCCGGCAGACGGCGCCAATCTCGTCGACCTGTCGGTGATAGGCCTGCAGGGAGCGCACCTGCACCTCACGGCCAGCGGGGTAAAGGCGCAGCTTGTCCCCCACCCGCAGGCACCCCTGCTGCAGGGTGCCGGTGAGCACGGTGCCGATGCCGCTGGCGGTGAAGACCCTGTCCACATAGAGGCGGGGGGGCAGTTGCTCGCGGGCAGCCTGCACTGCTGCCACATCCGCCAGCTGGCGTACGATGGCGGCGTGCAGCGCGCCTATGTTATGGCCGCTTTTGGCGCTGACGCAGACGATGTCCGGCACCATGCCGCTCTCGTCCATCACCCGCTCCAGCAACTGTTCTTCCAGTTGGGCCAGCTCAGCCGGACTCACCAGATCGCACTTGTTGATGCATACCAGCAGGCGCGGGACCCCCATGGCCTTGAGCAGGCGCAGGTGATCGCCGGTCATGGGCATCCAGCCCTCGTCGGCGGCAATCACCAAGAGCACCAGATCCAGGCTCCAGAGCCCCGCCACCATGTTGCGCACATAACGCTCGTGGCCGGGCACGTCGATGACCCCGATGGTATTGCCCAACCCGTCGTCGAAGTGGGCGAAGCCGAGATCCTGGGTCATGCCGATGGCCTGCTCGTGGGCGCGGGCGGTGATGATGCCGGTGAGAGCCTGGATCAGCAGGGTCTTGCCATGATCCACGTGGCCGGCGAGGCCGATGACGGAGCGATAGGAGCTCATGGGATCAGCGTGCCTCGTTCGAGATGCTCAGGGGATGGCCCGCCTGGGACGATTTTGTGGTGTTTTCATTGAATTGGTCGGCATTTATCAGTGTTTTCAACTGCGAAATCAGCACCTCCATATCCTCTTCCAGCAAGGAGGCCATGTTGAGCAGCACTTGCTGCTGGCGCACGGTGGCGATCACCGGCACCGGCAATGCCCGCAGGGCGTCGAGCAGCTGCTGGGCGGGACGAGGGTCGAGGCAGACCAGCGCCGGGGCGGGGTAGAACTCGTCCGGCAAGGTGCCGCCTCCCACCACCAGTTGGGCCTGTACTTGCACGAAGCAACCGGGCAGGGCGCGCATCAGCCGCTCGGCCCGCTCCTGCATGGCGGCAGGATCCGAGAGGGTGCGCTGGGCAATCCCTTCGCCAGTCGGAGACTTGTTGAGTTTGTGGATGAGCAAGCGTTCGAGCAGGGAGTAGACGATGCGGCTCGGGCGGAAGGTGCGCATCATGGGGTGTTTTTCCAGCCGCTTGATGAGATCGGCTCGGCCGCCGATGATGCCGCACTGGGGGCCCCCCAGCAGCTTGTCGCCGGAGTAGCAGACCAGATCCGCCCCCGCCTTGAGGTACTGGCGCACCGAGGTCTCGTCCGGTGCGAAGGTCTCGGTGGTGAGGCCAGAGCCCTGATCCACCGCCAGCACGATGTGATCCGGCAGGGCGCGGGCCACCTCGCCGATGTCGGGGGATTCGGTGAAGCCGCGAATGGCGAAGTTCGATCTGTGCACCATCAGCACCAGGGCCGTCTGATCCGTGATGGCATCGAGGTAATCTTTCGCCGTGGTGATATTGGTGGTACCCACTTCGACCAGGGTGGCGCCGGAGAGG containing:
- the hypE gene encoding hydrogenase expression/formation protein HypE; translated protein: MREIQLSHGGGGVEMNQLINQLFFRHFGNEILLRGEDAALLPVSGPVAFTTDSFTVSPLFFAGGDIGKLAIAGTVNDLAMMGAKPEYLSASFIIEEGFPYADLARIVESMALELTKSGARIVCGDTKVVPKGAADKIFINTSGVGSFPRPEQSRDISVRNIQAGDAILVSRDIGSHGACILMARDALQLGSSLQSDCTTLWPQVEALLAADIRPHALRDATRGGLAAVLNEWSTASGVAIELEESAIPVCDPVRGLCELYGFEPHDLANEGTMVLALPAAQADAALALLRTFNPFASQIGQVRESAQHKVILNNPWGSRRYLELPQGELLPRIC
- the hypD gene encoding hydrogenase formation protein HypD; translated protein: MLSLNDLFQGFREPQVIRALAAQITELAKDLPEPLRVMEVCGGHTHTIMKYGLPQLLPECIEFVHGPGCPVCVMPKERIDQAMELAAQPGVILVTLGDMIRVPGSKGSLAQQRAKGSDIRPVYDPLDALRIAKENPDNTVVFFAIGFETSTPMTAALLAAAETAGVTNLLFHINHVLVPPAIHAVMADGVAKVNAFIGPSHVSVITGADIYLPIVERYQVPVVVSGFEPVDVMEALLMMVRQKVEGRCALEVQYSRAVTAHGNRAAQRLVEHYFETREHFRWRGLGDINASALRLRDAFAARDAERHFSLNQTPIDDHKACQCADILRGLAKPHQCKVFGRGCTPTQPMGSCMVSSEGACNAYYRYMGIQSA
- a CDS encoding HypC/HybG/HupF family hydrogenase formation chaperone, whose product is MCLSIPSQVVQLHPEDNCVTVDTLGVLRRVSCMLIEEPLALGDYVLLHIGFVMSKIDEEEAQASLESFRQMVALMPEQDILPC
- the hypF gene encoding carbamoyltransferase HypF — its product is MSQQPDTSRLRREFHLDGIVQGVGFRPFVYGLALRHGLTGYVLNDANGVTIGAEGAPQALAAFAHALKTQAPTLSRIDRFSEQPLPLDDAPDFDGAFHIRASEQQSAATVAISPDQGMCEACARDIANPADRHHRYPFTNCTHCGPRYTIIRRLPYDRPHTAMANFAMCPHCARAYEDPLDRRYHAQPVSCPACGPHLTWRAGSGDVLAEREDALQAAARALQAGQLVAVKGMGGYHLMCDARNEQAVARLRRLKRRERKPLAVMMGTLDEARLHVDGGAEEWALLSSQPRPITLLCKKPAGEQPARAVPLAEGIAPGIPYLGVMLPYTPLHQLLLEACAIPLVATSANGRGSPILIAGEAVVAELGPQIDGILDHDRPILHPCDDSLVQWAGGRQQTLRLARGYAPSTPSLKEAVQQSVLAVGAQQKNQLALAFGRQRIYSPYIGDLHSLPMQQHFEQTLETFRGLYDLKPSTLVSDRHPGYLSHRWAKDYCAAEGATHLEVQHHHAHLLGVMAEHDMTGPVLGFAFDGTGLGDDGTLWGGELLLADVRGFERLAHLKPFRLIGGEAAIREPVRQLLGLLFESLSPDEIVALDIPAINQLPAKQIGNLHQLWRLGRNAPHTSSMGRLFDAVAALLGLIDTPDYEGEAGLLLEAAALRLAPDAEPWPLHFAITEQAGGPLLIDWTPLIAGLLGQRGQVDPARLAAGFIHAIAELVTALAARFPGYPVALGGGVFQNRVLMDWLIPRLDAAGRKALTSQTLPLNDGGIAAGQLWFAIHHLAQGPSALPAVPES
- a CDS encoding SelB domain-containing protein; translated protein: MSSYRSVIGLAGHVDHGKTLLIQALTGIITARAHEQAIGMTQDLGFAHFDDGLGNTIGVIDVPGHERYVRNMVAGLWSLDLVLLVIAADEGWMPMTGDHLRLLKAMGVPRLLVCINKCDLVSPAELAQLEEQLLERVMDESGMVPDIVCVSAKSGHNIGALHAAIVRQLADVAAVQAAREQLPPRLYVDRVFTASGIGTVLTGTLQQGCLRVGDKLRLYPAGREVQVRSLQAYHRQVDEIGAVCRVAVGLKKVPHKEVARGHCLASASGHCLGGEDGPAAATQLIVRLEEDARPVRERRNREVEVALGSWHGRAQLVYLRTTETDDQPELARLRFASPLPCFFGQPLAIIRHGSSELLHGARILWCGDVHPARRRALHHLLRALPRDLAGHSPARLQLALSGYALASTFDALPPDAEPLGEWVVNPGWLADALTAVENALDTEPMSAAELANRLQVAPALIGLLLQRLKGEQRIRLHHDKWQRGDGESEDDLGEEALLVLKLVRDQGKEGYEPGKLGPGGVAIDPVLKLRLPQGLQQKGALPKQLRNLARLKYLVQLEGPIYYDAALYQQMVQAVLAGQQVGDLIDMGSLKERVGLSRKYAIPFCLRMEMDGWLRREENDRRVLRLPANAPQSGEAQP
- the selA gene encoding L-seryl-tRNA(Sec) selenium transferase yields the protein MPNQPQAPATDHQCTPSQPQANCRLPQVEQLLQQAFLAPYIASLSRPLVTQAVRDTLNDLRQREGFRTTGMNPASLEAQIVARCQRLVRQRQTRIINATGTLVHTNLGRSPLNAQLWDEVRELNTGYNNLELDLATGKRGGRKGLIAPLLASLTQAEDSLVVNNNAASLFLLLQEMAKGREVIVSRGEQIQIGGGFRIPDILALSGATLVEVGTTNITTAKDYLDAITDQTALVLMVHRSNFAIRGFTESPDIGEVARALPDHIVLAVDQGSGLTTETFAPDETSVRQYLKAGADLVCYSGDKLLGGPQCGIIGGRADLIKRLEKHPMMRTFRPSRIVYSLLERLLIHKLNKSPTGEGIAQRTLSDPAAMQERAERLMRALPGCFVQVQAQLVVGGGTLPDEFYPAPALVCLDPRPAQQLLDALRALPVPVIATVRQQQVLLNMASLLEEDMEVLISQLKTLINADQFNENTTKSSQAGHPLSISNEAR